A genomic stretch from Sphaerochaeta sp. includes:
- a CDS encoding phosphoglucomutase produces the protein MLVYDDRTGHPIADNEIDPFSGKLPTEEAVSTALSQMILSASGWRKVFAQSGDGEDDTPLISHADAVLAAYAALILADHLLATKPQPTVLVGVDARPTGPAIADIAIRMFLAKGVAVRYLFIAAAPEIMAYNLRGANGGDAFFYISASHNPIGHNGIKFGADGGVYPGSITGVFADRMRTMASDGKNIARVQRLSATIKPTTMLAILRNVDHIKHEALSVYKAFLLETGNTTVEKLSSAIKARPLGILADFNGSARADSIDVTFLREIGLSLSTMNDHPGKIAHGIVPEGKNLETCRKGLESKHKQDPTFVLGYVPDNDGDRGNIVCQDSVRRKVVVPDAQEVFALVTMITLSEMRQDHPDAKLAIAVNGPTSLRIDRIADGFDCEVHRSEVGEANVVQLADQLREQGYLVKILGEGSNGGNITFPARVRDPMNTIITLLKLLGDPRILRLWCRLNKLDEPRVVSIGAALRALPVFTTTGAFAPDGLMHVHADPRALKNAYEKRFLKEVEEKKQELRDRWGLYGWTVYQMEGTRCVQGLGEEYRHAPYKGGWKAVFTDKYGVECAFIWMRPSGTEPVFRVLADSEGDDKSRHDWLLAWHRGMVEAADKESS, from the coding sequence ATGCTGGTATATGATGACCGTACCGGACATCCCATCGCGGACAATGAAATCGATCCGTTTTCCGGTAAGTTGCCGACCGAAGAAGCCGTATCTACGGCGCTTTCCCAGATGATTCTTTCCGCCTCCGGTTGGCGGAAGGTGTTCGCCCAGAGCGGAGATGGCGAAGATGACACCCCGTTGATTTCCCATGCCGACGCCGTGCTTGCCGCCTACGCCGCTTTGATCCTCGCCGACCATCTCCTGGCGACCAAACCACAGCCGACCGTGCTGGTCGGTGTGGACGCCCGACCCACCGGACCGGCCATCGCCGACATCGCCATCCGCATGTTCCTTGCCAAAGGCGTTGCCGTACGGTACCTGTTCATCGCCGCCGCTCCTGAGATCATGGCGTACAATCTCCGAGGAGCCAATGGAGGGGACGCGTTCTTCTACATCAGCGCCAGCCACAATCCCATCGGTCACAACGGCATCAAATTCGGTGCGGACGGCGGGGTATACCCCGGATCCATCACCGGAGTGTTCGCCGACCGGATGCGCACCATGGCGTCTGACGGAAAAAACATCGCGCGGGTCCAGAGGCTTTCCGCAACCATCAAGCCCACCACCATGCTGGCGATCCTCCGCAACGTCGATCATATCAAGCATGAAGCGTTGTCCGTCTACAAGGCATTCCTGCTGGAGACGGGAAACACCACGGTGGAAAAGCTTTCCTCGGCCATCAAGGCACGCCCGCTGGGGATTCTTGCCGACTTCAACGGCAGCGCCCGTGCCGACAGCATTGATGTCACGTTCCTCAGGGAAATCGGACTCTCCCTTTCGACGATGAACGACCATCCCGGCAAAATCGCCCATGGAATCGTTCCGGAAGGCAAGAACCTGGAAACATGCCGGAAAGGGCTTGAATCCAAACACAAGCAAGACCCAACGTTTGTGCTGGGATATGTTCCGGATAATGATGGCGACCGGGGAAACATCGTCTGCCAGGACAGCGTCCGCCGCAAAGTGGTCGTCCCTGACGCCCAGGAAGTGTTCGCCCTGGTGACGATGATCACCCTCAGCGAAATGCGGCAGGACCATCCCGACGCAAAGCTGGCCATCGCCGTCAACGGTCCGACATCGCTACGCATCGACCGGATCGCCGACGGTTTCGACTGCGAGGTGCATCGCAGCGAAGTGGGGGAAGCGAATGTCGTGCAGCTTGCCGACCAGCTCCGCGAACAAGGCTACCTGGTCAAGATCCTGGGAGAAGGATCCAATGGCGGGAACATCACGTTCCCCGCACGGGTGCGCGATCCAATGAACACCATCATCACGCTGCTGAAGCTGTTGGGTGATCCTCGTATCCTCCGCCTGTGGTGCCGGTTGAACAAACTGGACGAGCCACGAGTGGTTTCCATTGGTGCGGCGCTCCGCGCCCTTCCGGTGTTCACCACCACCGGCGCGTTCGCCCCGGATGGGCTGATGCACGTCCATGCCGATCCCCGCGCGTTGAAGAACGCCTATGAGAAACGCTTTCTCAAGGAAGTGGAGGAAAAGAAACAGGAACTCAGAGACCGATGGGGGCTGTACGGCTGGACGGTATACCAGATGGAAGGGACACGGTGCGTCCAAGGCCTCGGGGAGGAATACCGTCATGCTCCGTACAAAGGGGGATGGAAAGCGGTGTTCACCGACAAGTACGGGGTGGAATGCGCGTTCATCTGGATGCGGCCCAGCGGTACGGAACCGGTGTTCCGGGTGCTTGCCGACAGCGAAGGGGATGACAAGAGCCGACATGATTGGCTCCTCGCCTGGCACCGGGGGATGGTTGAGGCCGCGGACAAGGAATCGTCGTGA
- the vsr gene encoding DNA mismatch endonuclease Vsr, producing the protein MSDVFSPETRSRVMASIRGKNTKEELCVRRFLFRQGLRFRVNDSRLPGKPDIVLPKYRTVVFLNGCFWHGHGCAAFRMPSTNREFWETKIRRNKERDERNVARLLSMGYRVIVVWECELRGKQKREATLNGLLNEIWDA; encoded by the coding sequence GTGAGCGATGTGTTTTCCCCAGAGACGCGAAGCCGCGTGATGGCTTCCATCCGGGGAAAGAACACCAAGGAAGAACTGTGCGTCCGACGCTTCCTGTTCCGACAGGGGCTTCGCTTTCGCGTCAATGATTCACGGCTTCCGGGCAAACCGGACATCGTGCTTCCCAAGTACCGGACGGTGGTGTTCCTCAACGGATGCTTCTGGCACGGGCATGGGTGCGCTGCGTTCCGTATGCCATCCACCAACCGGGAGTTCTGGGAAACCAAGATCCGGCGGAACAAGGAGCGGGACGAACGAAACGTCGCCCGGCTCCTGTCCATGGGCTACCGGGTGATCGTCGTCTGGGAATGTGAGCTGCGAGGGAAACAGAAGCGGGAAGCGACGCTGAACGGACTGCTCAACGAAATCTGGGACGCGTAG